The following are encoded together in the Pedobacter sp. D749 genome:
- a CDS encoding ROK family protein yields the protein MITLNHTNLEPSYAIGIDVGGSAIKCGVVNEQGEILYSTLIPLKKAKTQGSIIALIVEAIQTCAAKVKHPVLGVGIGFPGTIYNNRIIAGADNLPGFKQLALGEILQDVTRYNVIMDNDTNLMGLGEMCYGAAKDCGDVVFLTVGTGIGGAVMIDNKLYGGFRNRGTELGHIIVEHNGLACVCGIKGCLEAYASVTALLKHYRFIHPGIPETAEVDGRYIIEKYLAGEEYALKAMGQHFDYLATGITSFINIFSPEKIVIGGGISESGAFYTREIERRIKTLAVPVSSGNALVVPAKLGNKAGLLGCAANVFRKFKAFDYATT from the coding sequence AGTAAACGAGCAAGGAGAAATTTTGTATTCCACGCTGATTCCGCTAAAAAAAGCAAAAACTCAGGGTTCAATTATTGCACTTATTGTGGAAGCGATCCAAACCTGCGCAGCAAAAGTGAAACATCCTGTTTTAGGTGTGGGAATAGGATTTCCTGGAACGATATACAATAATAGAATTATTGCCGGTGCTGATAATCTGCCTGGTTTTAAACAACTTGCCCTGGGCGAAATCCTGCAGGATGTAACCCGTTATAACGTTATTATGGATAACGATACCAATTTGATGGGGCTGGGGGAGATGTGCTATGGTGCTGCTAAAGATTGTGGTGATGTGGTTTTTCTTACCGTCGGTACAGGGATTGGGGGAGCTGTTATGATTGACAATAAACTCTATGGCGGATTTAGAAATAGGGGAACTGAATTGGGCCATATTATTGTAGAACATAATGGTTTAGCCTGTGTGTGTGGCATAAAGGGATGTTTGGAAGCCTATGCTTCAGTAACTGCATTATTAAAACATTATCGATTTATTCATCCGGGCATACCCGAAACAGCAGAAGTTGATGGTCGTTATATTATAGAAAAATACCTGGCTGGTGAAGAGTATGCCCTGAAAGCTATGGGGCAGCATTTCGATTACCTGGCAACAGGGATCACTAGTTTTATTAATATTTTTAGCCCTGAAAAAATTGTAATTGGGGGTGGCATAAGCGAATCTGGTGCCTTTTATACTAGAGAAATAGAACGTAGGATCAAGACCTTAGCTGTTCCGGTATCATCAGGCAATGCCTTGGTTGTTCCGGCAAAATTGGGCAATAAAGCAGGCTTACTGGGCTGTGCAGCAAATGTTTTTCGAAAATTTAAAGCATTCGATTATGCAACCACTTAA
- a CDS encoding lipocalin family protein: MTTKYRNTLLLATLAIIAAAYASCKVSIPKGASAVKPFNKGKYLGTWYEIARMDFKFEKNLKNVTATYSKNDDGSIKVDNKGYDMVKNEWKQSIGKAKFVKSDDEARLKVSFFGPFYAGYNVIDIDKDYQYALIAGNNLNYLWILSRTKYIPDAIKSDYLRKANDLGYQTQDLVWTVQDKE, translated from the coding sequence ATGACAACAAAATACAGGAATACGCTTTTGTTAGCAACATTAGCGATAATAGCAGCCGCCTATGCAAGCTGTAAGGTTTCAATCCCTAAAGGGGCATCAGCAGTTAAGCCTTTTAATAAGGGTAAATACCTGGGGACCTGGTACGAAATTGCCAGGATGGATTTCAAGTTCGAAAAGAACCTGAAGAATGTGACTGCTACCTATTCAAAAAATGATGACGGGTCTATCAAGGTCGACAATAAGGGGTATGATATGGTAAAAAACGAATGGAAACAAAGCATTGGAAAAGCCAAATTTGTTAAAAGTGATGACGAAGCAAGGTTAAAAGTCTCCTTTTTTGGTCCGTTTTACGCCGGTTACAATGTAATTGATATCGACAAAGATTACCAGTACGCCCTGATAGCTGGTAATAACCTAAATTATCTTTGGATACTTTCGCGGACAAAGTATATCCCAGATGCAATAAAGTCTGATTACTTAAGAAAAGCAAATGACCTGGGGTATCAAACGCAAGACCTGGTTTGGACTGTGCAGGATAAGGAATAA